One genomic segment of Desulfomicrobium sp. ZS1 includes these proteins:
- a CDS encoding TAXI family TRAP transporter solute-binding subunit, producing MVGRKWLAGLVVVLGMAVSAPQAMAKQDILFGGASITGVYYQVALQLSNMMNKHTTDKYNYIGRPTGGSVFNINAIDRGAFDFAVAQSDRNWQGFNGAADWEGKPIAGLRSVFSMHPETVLLVTRKDAGIKTVMDMKGKRINIGNPGSGQRGNAEDVLRIYGLDFNKDFSAEALQQAEASRALVDQKVDAFFFTVGNPSAAVEEPAQSVDLDIVPINSDGIKDFVAKHPYYIMTTIPAGTYKGVDKGVETYAVTATVISSESVSEEVVYDMVKTVFENLDELKASHAAFRNLNPKEMLQGLSAPLHPGAIKYYKEKGWM from the coding sequence ATGGTTGGAAGAAAATGGCTGGCCGGCCTTGTTGTCGTTCTCGGCATGGCGGTGTCCGCTCCCCAGGCGATGGCCAAGCAGGACATCCTGTTCGGCGGAGCATCGATCACCGGCGTCTACTACCAGGTCGCGCTGCAGCTCAGCAACATGATGAACAAGCATACGACCGACAAGTACAATTACATCGGCCGGCCCACTGGCGGCTCCGTATTCAACATCAACGCCATTGACCGCGGCGCGTTCGACTTCGCCGTGGCCCAGTCCGACCGCAACTGGCAGGGCTTCAACGGCGCCGCCGACTGGGAAGGAAAGCCCATCGCCGGTCTGCGCAGCGTCTTCAGCATGCACCCCGAGACCGTTCTGCTGGTCACCCGCAAGGACGCCGGCATCAAGACCGTCATGGACATGAAGGGCAAGCGCATCAACATCGGCAACCCCGGCTCCGGCCAGCGCGGCAATGCCGAGGACGTCCTGCGCATCTACGGACTCGACTTCAACAAGGATTTCAGCGCCGAGGCCCTGCAGCAGGCTGAAGCCTCCCGCGCCCTGGTCGACCAGAAGGTCGATGCCTTCTTCTTCACCGTCGGCAACCCCAGCGCCGCTGTCGAAGAACCGGCCCAATCCGTCGACCTCGACATCGTCCCCATCAACTCCGACGGCATCAAAGACTTCGTGGCCAAGCACCCCTACTACATCATGACCACGATTCCGGCCGGCACCTACAAAGGCGTGGACAAAGGCGTCGAGACTTACGCCGTGACCGCCACCGTCATCTCCAGTGAATCCGTGTCCGAAGAAGTCGTCTACGACATGGTCAAGACCGTGTTTGAAAATCTGGACGAACTCAAAGCCTCTCACGCCG
- a CDS encoding M20 family metallopeptidase, whose protein sequence is MHDVILSYLEPRRREALDLLRRLVEIQSGSRNKPGLDRMAVDVAEVLGGILPEVRILPFAEHGNMVQVMTSPAARGEKGIVLVGHMDTVFPADTDFTAFRENDERCHGPGVYDMKGGLVVAIYALKALAHLGLLENIPVTVLCNSDEEIGSPASRPWIEEQAKGALAALVFEGGGANNDVVTGRKGRLGMHLTVRGRAGHAAKGGAKASAILELAHKIIALEGLNDGREITLNVGQITGGIGPNTVPELATATLDARFLTPDGQQRLEQSLARIAEHESIAGTSTTLTVQSGRPAMPQSEGNRRLWAIAREQARILGYELPDELRSGVSDANFIAGLGVPVLDGLGPVGDLDHSDLEFILKNSLTSRAALTAATITAIWNHAQSG, encoded by the coding sequence ATGCACGACGTGATCCTGTCCTATCTTGAACCCCGTCGCAGGGAGGCCTTGGATCTCTTGCGACGGCTGGTGGAAATCCAGAGCGGGAGCCGCAACAAGCCAGGCCTCGACCGCATGGCCGTGGACGTGGCCGAAGTTCTTGGCGGCATCCTGCCCGAGGTGCGCATCCTGCCCTTCGCGGAGCACGGAAACATGGTCCAGGTCATGACGAGCCCGGCCGCCAGGGGAGAGAAGGGCATCGTGCTGGTCGGCCACATGGACACGGTCTTTCCCGCCGACACGGATTTCACCGCGTTCCGGGAAAACGACGAGCGTTGCCATGGTCCGGGAGTCTATGACATGAAAGGCGGCCTCGTGGTCGCGATCTACGCCTTGAAGGCCCTGGCCCATCTGGGCCTGCTGGAGAACATTCCCGTCACCGTGCTGTGCAATTCCGACGAGGAGATCGGCTCGCCCGCTTCCCGGCCCTGGATCGAAGAACAGGCGAAGGGAGCCCTGGCCGCCCTGGTTTTCGAGGGCGGCGGTGCAAACAACGACGTGGTCACCGGCCGCAAAGGGCGGCTCGGCATGCACCTGACCGTGCGCGGCCGGGCTGGACATGCGGCCAAAGGCGGGGCCAAGGCCAGCGCCATCCTGGAGCTGGCGCACAAGATCATCGCCCTGGAAGGCTTGAACGACGGCCGGGAGATCACGCTCAATGTCGGGCAAATCACGGGGGGCATCGGCCCGAACACCGTGCCCGAACTGGCCACGGCGACCCTCGATGCCCGTTTCCTGACCCCGGACGGCCAGCAGCGGCTTGAGCAAAGCCTGGCCCGGATTGCCGAGCACGAAAGCATCGCCGGGACATCAACCACCCTGACAGTGCAATCCGGACGACCGGCCATGCCCCAATCCGAAGGGAACCGGCGGCTCTGGGCCATCGCCCGCGAGCAGGCGCGCATCCTCGGCTACGAACTGCCCGACGAACTGCGCTCCGGCGTGTCCGACGCCAACTTCATCGCCGGCCTGGGCGTGCCTGTTCTGGACGGACTGGGTCCGGTGGGAGACCTGGACCACAGCGATCTGGAGTTTATTCTCAAAAACTCCCTTACCTCCCGGGCGGCGCTCACCGCCGCAACCATCACAGCGATCTGGAATCACGCGCAAAGCGGCTGA
- a CDS encoding KamA family radical SAM protein → MNINALDAFTTDLFEKLFTAKKDGAPSDAERKAIAELFRHAEAEKLTAPIVALFSALEKFHNDQGFTPEQLGITRDALTALAVKHEGIDEHRVTVGGRVGRALPIVDAAQSRVREYLDRHPKEAPSGIEVWDRMLENQKRIKNVLSMSDDDWNSYSGQLRHAIEDVATLSKVIDLPAKAIEDVLRVTKTYRMRLTPYYASLILPGQINDPVLLQSVPTGEMVDNAGVEIPPVAADHSPARLIDQFYPRVVTIKATNMCAMYCTHCLRIAHIGAKDRLYGKDAYGEALDYIRANPEIRDVLVTGGDSLVLPNSMLEWLLGQLDAIEHVRMKRLGTRIPVTTPQRIDNELLDILEASNDKKPLRVVTQINTAQEITPVSKAAFQAISKRVAAVMNQAVLLKGINDSSVKMWKLCETIQEAYVRPYYVFNCSYRNPQFKHLRVPVAVGQSIVESMYGNISGDAIPRYIATAGGKIPLHRTNVLEHCQGHVKMQKPWSGEQVTYPDPEPQEYARQDFGFAKYEK, encoded by the coding sequence ATGAACATCAATGCCTTGGACGCATTTACAACAGATCTCTTTGAAAAATTGTTCACCGCGAAAAAAGACGGCGCGCCATCGGATGCAGAGCGAAAAGCCATTGCCGAGCTCTTCAGACATGCCGAAGCCGAAAAGCTGACCGCGCCCATCGTTGCTCTTTTCTCTGCGCTGGAAAAATTCCATAACGACCAAGGATTTACTCCGGAGCAGCTGGGCATAACGCGAGACGCCCTTACAGCCCTGGCTGTAAAACACGAAGGGATAGACGAGCACCGCGTCACCGTGGGCGGACGCGTGGGCAGGGCTCTGCCCATCGTCGACGCGGCCCAGAGCAGGGTCCGCGAATACCTGGACCGCCATCCCAAGGAGGCCCCCAGCGGCATCGAAGTCTGGGACCGGATGCTCGAAAACCAAAAACGCATCAAAAACGTGCTAAGCATGAGCGATGACGACTGGAACTCCTACTCCGGCCAGTTGCGCCACGCCATCGAGGACGTCGCGACCCTGTCCAAGGTCATCGATCTGCCCGCCAAGGCCATAGAGGATGTGCTGCGGGTCACCAAGACCTACCGCATGCGCCTCACCCCCTACTACGCGAGCCTGATCCTGCCGGGGCAGATCAACGACCCCGTCCTGCTCCAATCCGTGCCCACCGGCGAGATGGTCGACAACGCCGGAGTCGAGATCCCGCCCGTGGCCGCAGACCATTCCCCGGCCCGGCTCATCGACCAGTTTTACCCGCGCGTGGTGACCATCAAGGCCACCAACATGTGCGCCATGTACTGCACCCACTGCCTGCGCATCGCCCACATCGGCGCCAAGGACCGCCTCTACGGCAAGGACGCCTACGGCGAGGCCCTGGACTACATCCGCGCCAACCCCGAAATCCGCGACGTGCTGGTCACCGGCGGCGACAGCCTGGTCCTGCCCAACTCCATGCTCGAATGGCTGCTGGGGCAGCTTGACGCCATCGAACACGTGCGCATGAAGCGGCTCGGCACGCGCATCCCCGTGACCACGCCGCAGCGCATCGACAACGAACTCCTGGACATCCTGGAAGCCAGCAACGACAAAAAGCCCCTGCGCGTGGTCACCCAGATCAACACCGCCCAAGAGATCACCCCCGTGTCCAAGGCCGCTTTCCAGGCCATCTCCAAACGCGTGGCCGCGGTCATGAACCAGGCCGTGCTTTTGAAAGGAATCAACGACTCAAGCGTGAAAATGTGGAAGCTGTGCGAGACCATCCAGGAAGCCTACGTGAGGCCCTACTATGTCTTCAACTGCAGCTACCGCAACCCGCAGTTCAAGCATCTGCGCGTGCCCGTGGCCGTGGGCCAGAGCATTGTGGAGAGCATGTACGGCAACATCTCCGGCGACGCCATCCCGCGCTACATCGCCACGGCCGGCGGCAAGATCCCCTTGCACCGCACCAATGTGCTCGAACACTGCCAGGGCCACGTGAAGATGCAAAAGCCCTGGAGCGGCGAGCAGGTCACCTATCCCGATCCCGAGCCGCAAGAATACGCCCGGCAGGACTTCGGCTTCGCCAAGTACGAAAAATGA
- a CDS encoding ATP-grasp domain-containing protein encodes MLEDEDILFSDLKLDPDTFYFLYIGEIKTDCLNQFFKETLSKIHGRPFDFISILPDVLESYPHKNTMVINPMARELFREKGRKISFRIPPRTFASLVSASDTVNELIRQLLDKQGHVFIHVFESVPELTLALIPGVRVLGPSGHIANIWNNKLYQLQRLKDVAPVINYRVSQDAQDMLSITRELWDEWTDGMFVSQPYSAAGVNSFIAHSQEEIETKTAHLRGKFFISRYIPHVADPTVLGIVANAQDVFIAATADQEIYDGNKFRGSTFPSEQPYAIQQELREITRRIGQVMGRSGYRGIFGCDYIVDAEGRIFFVEVNARKQGTTMEMCCTLENALPPETPGLLELEYHAVMFDRFPDNMMEMKEALNGICWRTYNFKLEHEAETDHIVPVDEDERTLFRQVVCNGQEHGVIVVEHVGGKQAVMPGTFLGRVVAVARDRCMLEDDIRLGIEQLNDSIRKHSQTQESEEDE; translated from the coding sequence ATGCTCGAAGACGAAGATATTCTTTTTTCAGACCTCAAACTTGACCCGGACACGTTTTACTTCCTGTATATCGGAGAAATAAAGACGGATTGCCTGAATCAATTCTTCAAGGAAACACTCTCCAAGATTCACGGCCGGCCTTTTGATTTCATTTCCATCCTGCCGGATGTGCTCGAATCCTATCCGCACAAAAACACCATGGTCATAAACCCCATGGCCCGGGAGCTTTTCCGGGAAAAAGGCCGCAAAATCAGCTTCCGCATCCCACCGCGAACCTTTGCGTCCCTGGTCTCCGCATCGGACACGGTCAATGAACTCATCCGCCAACTCCTGGACAAGCAGGGGCACGTCTTCATCCATGTCTTCGAATCCGTACCGGAACTGACCCTGGCGCTCATCCCCGGCGTACGCGTGCTGGGGCCCAGCGGACACATCGCCAATATCTGGAACAACAAGCTCTACCAGCTGCAGCGCTTGAAAGACGTCGCGCCGGTCATCAACTACCGCGTCAGTCAGGACGCGCAGGACATGCTGAGCATAACCCGGGAACTCTGGGACGAATGGACGGACGGCATGTTTGTCAGCCAGCCCTATTCCGCGGCCGGGGTGAACAGCTTTATTGCCCATTCGCAGGAAGAGATCGAGACCAAGACCGCGCATCTGCGGGGCAAGTTCTTCATCAGCCGCTACATCCCGCATGTGGCCGACCCCACGGTTCTAGGGATCGTGGCCAACGCCCAGGATGTGTTCATCGCGGCCACCGCCGACCAGGAAATATACGACGGCAACAAGTTTCGCGGATCCACATTCCCGTCCGAGCAGCCCTACGCCATTCAACAGGAGCTGCGCGAGATCACGCGCAGGATCGGGCAGGTCATGGGCCGCAGCGGCTATCGCGGCATCTTCGGCTGCGACTACATCGTCGATGCCGAGGGGCGGATTTTTTTCGTGGAGGTCAACGCCCGCAAGCAAGGCACGACCATGGAGATGTGCTGCACGCTTGAGAACGCCCTACCGCCGGAAACCCCAGGCCTGCTTGAGCTGGAATACCACGCCGTGATGTTCGACCGTTTTCCGGACAACATGATGGAAATGAAAGAGGCCCTGAACGGGATCTGCTGGAGGACCTACAACTTCAAGCTCGAACATGAAGCCGAGACCGACCACATCGTCCCCGTGGACGAAGACGAGCGGACCCTCTTCCGCCAGGTCGTCTGCAACGGCCAGGAACACGGGGTGATCGTGGTCGAACACGTAGGCGGCAAACAGGCCGTCATGCCCGGCACCTTTCTGGGCAGGGTCGTGGCCGTGGCCCGTGACCGCTGCATGCTCGAAGACGACATACGCCTGGGCATCGAGCAGCTGAACGACTCCATCCGCAAACACTCACAAACTCAAGAATCTGAAGAGGATGAATAG
- a CDS encoding PAS domain-containing protein, with amino-acid sequence MSPDPEKRLRDLEAELAVLQARLRVLVDGSPLGIFFDDAGDKCVFVNTTFCEMMGLSEAQALGDGWARTVHPQDLPRLLGERARSVAGGAPLFRAEYRYICPDGRVGWVEEQTRPVHGPDGTLLGYVGTLAEISRRKEEEAALARHSEVLEERVRERTAELLAQAERLAEMNAALKVLLRQREEDREELEQAVLANVRRRIAPTLDRLEGLCAGEEVRVLADQLRQGLKELTESFCHRLSTVCQGLTPAEIQVAELIREGLGTKEIAVRLGVGSSTIDTHRHHLRRKLGLNCRQDSLRSYLLSLESA; translated from the coding sequence ATGTCACCTGATCCAGAAAAACGCCTGCGCGATCTTGAAGCTGAACTGGCGGTCTTGCAGGCCCGTTTGCGGGTTCTGGTCGACGGCTCGCCTCTTGGTATTTTTTTTGACGACGCCGGCGACAAATGTGTTTTCGTGAATACGACCTTTTGCGAGATGATGGGGCTGTCCGAGGCCCAGGCTCTGGGCGACGGTTGGGCCAGGACCGTCCATCCGCAAGACCTGCCGAGATTGCTGGGCGAGCGGGCTCGCTCCGTGGCCGGGGGAGCGCCTCTTTTTCGCGCCGAGTATCGCTACATTTGCCCGGATGGTCGGGTAGGCTGGGTGGAGGAGCAGACCCGGCCGGTTCACGGTCCGGACGGGACGCTGCTGGGGTACGTGGGTACGCTGGCCGAGATCAGCAGACGTAAGGAAGAGGAGGCGGCGTTGGCGCGGCACAGCGAGGTGCTGGAGGAACGTGTCCGGGAACGCACCGCCGAGCTTCTGGCCCAGGCCGAGCGCTTGGCCGAGATGAACGCGGCCCTGAAAGTTCTCCTACGGCAGCGCGAGGAAGACCGCGAGGAACTGGAACAGGCCGTGCTGGCCAATGTCCGTCGTCGCATCGCTCCGACCCTGGATCGCCTGGAAGGGCTCTGCGCCGGAGAGGAGGTCCGCGTGCTGGCCGATCAGCTCCGGCAGGGCCTCAAGGAACTGACCGAGTCCTTTTGCCATCGGCTGTCCACGGTCTGCCAGGGCCTCACTCCGGCCGAGATTCAGGTCGCGGAGCTGATCCGCGAAGGGCTCGGCACCAAGGAGATCGCCGTCCGCCTCGGGGTCGGCTCCTCCACCATCGACACCCACCGCCATCATCTCCGCCGCAAGCTTGGGCTTAACTGTCGCCAGGACAGTTTACGCTCCTATCTGCTTTCTCTTGAATCCGCCTGA
- the pdxS gene encoding pyridoxal 5'-phosphate synthase lyase subunit PdxS, with translation MKPNDGNDDKTMLNTGLARMFKGGVIMDVVNADQARIAEEAGACAVMALERVPADIRACGGVARMSDPSMIREIMAAVSIPVMAKCRIGHFMEARILEAVGVDYIDESEVLTPADEEFHIDKNAFKVPFVCGCRNLGEALRRIAEGAAMIRTKGEAGTGDVVEAVRHARAVQSQVRLVRSMPSEELVTFAKEIGAPVELLRQVRELGRLPVVNFAAGGVATPADAALMMQLGMDGVFVGSGIFKSGDPARRARAIVQAVTHFDDPSIMAQVSENLGEAMSGIAVRSLAAAEQFAGRGW, from the coding sequence ATGAAACCAAACGACGGAAATGACGATAAGACTATGCTCAATACGGGCCTAGCCCGGATGTTCAAGGGCGGGGTGATCATGGACGTGGTCAACGCGGACCAGGCCCGCATCGCCGAAGAGGCCGGGGCCTGCGCGGTCATGGCCCTGGAGCGGGTTCCCGCCGATATCCGGGCCTGCGGCGGCGTGGCCCGCATGTCCGATCCGTCCATGATTCGCGAGATCATGGCGGCGGTTTCCATTCCAGTCATGGCCAAATGCCGCATCGGCCACTTCATGGAGGCCCGCATTCTTGAAGCCGTGGGCGTGGACTACATAGACGAGAGCGAGGTTCTGACCCCTGCGGATGAGGAATTTCATATCGACAAGAACGCATTCAAGGTGCCGTTTGTCTGCGGCTGCCGCAATCTGGGCGAGGCCCTGCGCCGCATTGCCGAGGGTGCGGCCATGATCCGCACCAAGGGCGAGGCGGGCACAGGTGATGTGGTCGAGGCCGTGCGCCATGCCCGGGCCGTGCAAAGCCAGGTCAGGCTCGTGCGCAGCATGCCTTCCGAAGAGCTGGTCACCTTTGCCAAGGAGATCGGCGCGCCCGTGGAGCTGCTGCGTCAGGTGCGCGAGCTCGGGCGATTGCCCGTGGTCAACTTCGCGGCCGGCGGGGTGGCTACGCCGGCCGACGCCGCCCTCATGATGCAGCTCGGCATGGACGGGGTTTTCGTGGGATCGGGGATTTTCAAGAGCGGCGATCCGGCCAGGAGAGCGCGGGCCATCGTGCAGGCCGTGACCCACTTCGACGATCCGTCCATTATGGCCCAGGTCAGCGAAAATCTGGGCGAGGCCATGTCCGGCATCGCGGTTCGTTCTCTGGCTGCCGCGGAGCAGTTCGCAGGCCGGGGCTGGTGA
- the pdxT gene encoding pyridoxal 5'-phosphate synthase glutaminase subunit PdxT, whose translation MRIGILALQGAFAEHAEMLGSLGVRAGLVRTSAQLEGLDGLILPGGESTSMRRLAGQFGLDAALRDFGATRPVWGVCAGLILVAARVEGEEPLLGLMDMGVARNAYGRQQESFVSGLSFADLPDSRPYPGVFIRAPRVLETGPGVTVLARQGETPVALRQGHLMATAFHPELTADGRVHGYFLELCADRAKRGAAG comes from the coding sequence ATGCGCATCGGCATTCTGGCTCTGCAGGGCGCTTTTGCCGAACATGCCGAAATGCTCGGGTCACTTGGGGTGCGGGCCGGACTGGTCCGCACTTCCGCGCAGCTGGAGGGCCTGGACGGGCTTATCCTGCCCGGCGGCGAGAGCACCAGCATGCGGCGTTTGGCAGGACAATTCGGGCTTGACGCCGCCTTGCGAGATTTCGGGGCGACCCGGCCGGTCTGGGGTGTCTGCGCGGGACTCATTCTTGTGGCGGCCAGAGTGGAAGGCGAAGAGCCCTTGCTGGGGCTGATGGACATGGGTGTTGCGCGCAATGCCTACGGACGCCAGCAGGAGAGTTTTGTATCCGGCCTGTCTTTTGCGGATCTCCCGGATTCCCGGCCCTACCCGGGCGTGTTCATTCGCGCTCCGCGCGTGCTTGAAACGGGCCCTGGCGTCACGGTCCTGGCCCGCCAGGGAGAGACTCCGGTGGCTTTGCGTCAGGGGCATCTCATGGCCACGGCCTTTCATCCGGAATTGACCGCAGACGGGCGCGTGCATGGCTATTTTCTTGAATTGTGCGCAGATCGGGCAAAGAGAGGCGCGGCCGGATGA
- a CDS encoding methyl-accepting chemotaxis protein, with translation MKKTGMLSTLRGKITATILTLLALNAAGLIWIALTASSAISPLTWGVAGIILLVTAGIGAAALKILHREAQRGIADINAVFQNIQGQEADLSCTMEDLDNPDLQHISACYNGFLASVRELVERIRKMGIDIALDSTRMAKSVFDTRNKTAAQGSIAEEVAVASNEANAAISEIAQNTQYVAEKTTSNLNTAHRSHTELQDVTDKIHKINTIVESFRNTVDDLGASSANILSIVTIINGISEQTNLLSLNATIEAARAGEHGKGFAVVAEEVRELSRRIKPATEEISNNIGAMVKIVERTQTETAQILDYAKDTDQVVTAATVNFERMIEDFETANDQLIKIAAAIEELSTNNNDVTEKVNNINALSQEIAGDMNSSATSVDALNSVTEQMLELVARFKTGEGKFDTVIDTAKDIRDDYQARIQGMKDRGINVFDTQYKAVPNTSPQKYVTAFSDAFVKEMQSVVDEAQKRIPGTIYCLAIDRKGYLPIHHGAVSKPMTGDPAKDLLYSRHQRIYQNNRTEQRRCSHTDPLLLQTYMRDTGEILNDLSMPIFVDGKHWGAFIMGFDPRAMFSGS, from the coding sequence ATGAAAAAAACAGGCATGCTCTCCACGCTGCGAGGCAAAATAACAGCGACAATCCTGACCCTGCTGGCCCTCAATGCCGCAGGCCTGATCTGGATCGCCCTCACAGCAAGCTCCGCCATCTCGCCGCTGACATGGGGCGTGGCAGGGATCATCCTGCTCGTGACCGCAGGCATCGGAGCCGCAGCGCTGAAGATTCTGCACCGCGAGGCGCAGCGGGGCATCGCCGACATAAACGCCGTGTTCCAGAACATCCAGGGCCAGGAGGCTGACCTGTCCTGCACCATGGAAGACCTGGACAACCCGGATTTGCAGCACATCTCTGCCTGCTACAACGGCTTTTTGGCGAGCGTGCGGGAACTGGTGGAAAGAATTCGCAAGATGGGCATCGACATCGCCCTCGACAGCACGCGTATGGCCAAGTCCGTGTTCGACACCAGGAACAAGACCGCAGCCCAGGGCTCCATCGCCGAGGAAGTGGCCGTGGCCAGCAACGAGGCCAACGCGGCCATCTCCGAAATCGCCCAGAACACCCAGTACGTGGCCGAAAAAACCACCAGCAACCTGAACACCGCCCACCGGTCGCATACCGAACTCCAGGACGTCACGGACAAGATCCACAAAATCAACACCATCGTCGAATCCTTCCGCAACACTGTGGACGATCTGGGCGCGAGCTCCGCCAACATCCTGAGCATCGTGACCATCATCAACGGCATCTCCGAACAGACCAATCTTCTGTCCCTGAACGCCACCATCGAGGCGGCCCGGGCCGGCGAACACGGCAAGGGTTTTGCCGTGGTGGCCGAAGAAGTGCGCGAACTCTCGCGCAGGATCAAACCTGCCACGGAAGAAATATCCAACAATATCGGCGCGATGGTCAAGATCGTCGAACGCACCCAGACCGAGACTGCACAGATCCTGGATTATGCCAAGGACACGGACCAGGTCGTGACCGCAGCCACGGTCAATTTCGAACGCATGATCGAAGACTTTGAAACAGCCAACGACCAGCTGATCAAAATCGCGGCCGCCATCGAAGAATTATCGACCAACAACAACGACGTCACCGAGAAGGTCAACAACATCAACGCGCTCAGTCAGGAAATCGCCGGAGACATGAACTCTTCGGCCACCTCGGTGGACGCTTTGAACTCCGTCACCGAGCAGATGCTCGAACTGGTGGCACGGTTCAAGACCGGGGAAGGAAAATTCGACACGGTCATCGATACGGCCAAAGATATCCGCGACGATTATCAGGCCCGGATCCAAGGCATGAAGGATCGGGGAATCAACGTGTTCGACACGCAATACAAAGCAGTTCCGAACACATCACCGCAGAAGTACGTCACAGCCTTCAGCGATGCCTTTGTCAAGGAAATGCAAAGCGTCGTCGACGAAGCGCAGAAAAGAATCCCCGGGACCATCTATTGCCTTGCCATCGACCGCAAAGGCTACCTGCCCATCCATCACGGGGCCGTGTCCAAGCCCATGACCGGCGACCCGGCCAAGGACCTGCTCTACAGCAGGCATCAGCGCATCTACCAAAACAACCGCACCGAACAGCGCAGATGCTCGCACACCGACCCGCTCCTGCTGCAAACCTACATGCGCGACACCGGCGAAATATTAAACGACCTGTCCATGCCCATCTTTGTCGACGGCAAGCATTGGGGAGCCTTCATCATGGGCTTTGACCCGCGAGCCATGTTCAGCGGATCTTAA
- a CDS encoding amidohydrolase: MSILIRKVRLNGELVDVLIKGNRFDSIGTDVDSSADVVIDGSGKAILPSFHNAHTHAAMTLLRGYADDMDLHTWLADHIWPFEARLTEDDIYWGAKLACLEMIKSGTTFFADMYWHWKGTARAVTDMGMRAALSAAFFDFDDPVRAETMKRQVMDLHAASVAFPDRIQFILGPHAIYTVSSDSLRWLGEYANRHGLLVHLHLSETQKEVEDCLAKHGKRPVEYLHELGLLAPNLILAHAVWMTATEMALLARHGVQVVHCPVSNMKLSSGQFDYAAMKAHGVTVALGTDGCSSNNNLDMIEEMKIASLLAKVTSMDPTVFPAQEALDAATVNGARMYGLDAGRIATGKLADCILVDLEHVRMVPNHHLVSNLVYSANSSCVDTTICDGRVLMLGGKVEGEEEILAQVRATLARLNAPREPQGDACS; this comes from the coding sequence TTGAGTATCTTGATTAGGAAAGTGCGTCTGAATGGAGAGCTGGTCGACGTGCTCATCAAGGGCAATCGTTTCGATTCCATCGGAACGGACGTGGACTCGTCCGCCGACGTGGTGATCGACGGGTCGGGCAAGGCCATCCTGCCATCCTTCCACAACGCCCACACCCATGCGGCCATGACGCTGCTGCGCGGCTATGCCGACGATATGGATTTGCATACATGGCTGGCCGATCACATCTGGCCCTTCGAGGCCCGGCTGACGGAGGATGACATCTATTGGGGCGCGAAGCTCGCCTGCCTTGAGATGATCAAGTCCGGAACGACTTTTTTCGCCGATATGTACTGGCATTGGAAGGGCACGGCCCGGGCCGTGACGGACATGGGCATGCGTGCGGCGCTTTCTGCGGCATTTTTTGATTTCGACGATCCGGTCCGTGCCGAGACCATGAAGCGGCAGGTCATGGATCTGCACGCCGCCAGCGTCGCGTTTCCGGATCGGATTCAGTTCATTCTCGGGCCCCACGCTATTTACACCGTGTCTTCGGACTCCCTGCGCTGGCTGGGGGAGTACGCGAACCGGCACGGGCTTCTGGTGCATCTGCACCTTTCCGAGACGCAAAAAGAGGTTGAGGACTGCCTGGCCAAACATGGTAAAAGGCCCGTGGAATATCTGCACGAGCTGGGTCTTCTGGCTCCGAACCTGATTCTGGCGCATGCCGTGTGGATGACCGCGACGGAGATGGCGCTGCTGGCCCGGCACGGGGTGCAGGTTGTGCACTGCCCGGTCTCGAACATGAAGCTGAGTTCCGGGCAGTTCGACTACGCCGCCATGAAGGCTCATGGCGTGACCGTGGCCTTGGGTACGGACGGGTGTTCCTCGAACAACAATCTGGACATGATCGAGGAGATGAAGATCGCCTCCCTGCTGGCCAAGGTCACGTCCATGGATCCCACCGTCTTTCCGGCCCAGGAAGCTCTCGACGCGGCCACCGTGAACGGGGCGCGCATGTACGGCCTGGACGCGGGACGTATCGCGACTGGCAAGCTCGCGGACTGCATTCTGGTCGATCTGGAGCATGTGCGCATGGTCCCGAACCATCACCTCGTCTCTAATCTGGTCTACAGCGCGAACAGTTCGTGCGTGGACACGACCATCTGCGACGGCCGGGTACTCATGCTCGGTGGCAAGGTCGAAGGTGAGGAAGAGATCCTGGCCCAGGTCCGCGCGACGCTGGCCCGCCTGAATGCTCCGCGCGAGCCACAGGGGGACGCATGCTCCTGA